agtgttaatcattACATGGACAATctagccatttaaaaaatacaTGATTAAGGGGTGtcatattttacttcaaaatgactcgGATTTTATCTCAGGTACCAATTATTCTGGATATACCCCAATCTCCGGAGGCTAAATAGGTGTaactttttgtttgtttttttaatttattttcctCCGTATTTTCCTCCGTATTTTCCTCTATCACAGAGTGGTCACCAAGCCACTCTTCCACAATTTTCTTTTCCAATATGATTAACAAAAATAATTTaaagaaaacaacgaaaatagaCGACCTAAACAAATTGTAATGATACTCTTCTGACAAATCCCCTTCAAAATCAAGGCATCGTTTAAGGTTTACGATGTCGAATTTCGGACAATTGGATTTGATGTAGATTGGCATCCCCTGGAGTAGGTTGATCTCCACCACCTACAATATTATGCAAAAAGGGATCAACACCTTCATCTGAAATACTGTCACCATCTGCTCCATGATCTCCACTACAGACCAAGCCGAAATCTTGATGCACAGCTTGTATGAGAGGACCTTCATTATCAACAACACCTTCACTAGGTAAATATCCGCATGCAGATTCGCCTAAGCCATTAGTATCTGATGCATGAACAACAGCTTTGTTTTGATCTTTACGCACATGTTGGTATTCAAAATACGTGATCAAGCGCTTTTCATCATATTTATAGAACTCGTTAAGCAAATGGACGAATTTTTGTGAAACTGCAGTGTTGGAATCAACCAAGATTTGTCTGTTTTCCCACAAGAACATAGCAAAGAACACAGAAATGGCGGAAACTACAAAGCCTCCTGTAAGCCAGAAAAGGACCCGGAAGCTGTCTAGTTTGAGACTAGTCGAGGAACCCAAAGGGTCAATGTCTGGACAATATCTTTTTGAGGTGCTCCCAGAACTAAAAGCAGCTTTTTTTAAGCTTTTTGTTGTACCATTCTCTCTTAATTGTAGAATTGATCTCGAAATATCAGGACCTAAAGGGGAACCTTTTGGGAAGACCTGTAAAGCTCATATGTTCAGCTAAGTTAGTACCAAACAAATTTGCAGTATTACATTCAAGGAAGAGATTTGACAGAGACTTACAAACGACCATCCGTCATTTTGATAGATTTCGCCAACCATCATGTACTTATCACAATATTTTGCGAGGAGGAGTTCGATGTAAGGGAGTTCCTCAAAAGCAGCCACAATACCACCCTTACTTGGCTCCATGGAGAAAAGCTTGTCAAATTCATCAGGGGTGCTGTAAGTTTTCAAATGTGACTCATGAAATTTCATTCCCTTTAACTGGTCCAACACAAATGAACCTTCTTGATAACCTACACTGTACCCATTTCTGATAAGTTCCTTAACATCGGTGTAGGTTGGCTCAAGTCGCTTTATTGTCAACATGGATGCCAGATTAGCTGTATAACTTTGTGTGAGAATTAACACGACAAAAAGCCATATTCCCATGACGATCCTACCCAAAGTGCTTAGCACCCTTTCCTCTGCAAGACAATTAGATTAGTGTGAATATGGTGTAAATAAGGTTCTTGTGCAGTCTATACCAGCCCTATCTTAACGCTAACAATAACATGGTCTGTTTTCTAATTCTACCTATCAACAGGTATTGGAATTAATAGAATGATACAATCATTAGTGTGATTGTGAATCCGCCTAGTGCGAATACACACCGATGAACTGACAGAAAGGTTTGGAGAATATATGATATGCACAGTTTGTGTGTAAAACAAGGCGAATAAATATTGAAATTTCATCAATTACTTTGAGCGAAAACGAGTGTTGAGAAGGAGAACGAAAGCATTGTGCCCAACTGGTAAGCAGAATGTGGCCCTCCTCTGAACTCGCGGTTCACTCTGTGTTCGAGAATCCAAATTGCAACACCAATGATAAGAAAGAAAGCACCTGTTGTTACCCAAAGTTTCCACTCTAATGGCTTGAGGAATATCCAAGCATTCTTACTCAAATCTTGTTTTGCTAACACAATCATTGAAACTCCACCTTCATTATACGGTAATGTAAAATCAACAAACTTTGATCGTTTGGCTGTGATAGTAATATCTCCAACCGCAGCATCAAATTTCTGCATAAGAAATATGCATtgagtaaaaaaaagaaaatcaaagaaaaatgtaaaatagACATCTCATGGTCTTCCCAAATCCTACATGCAGAAAATTTATCCAGAGCACTTAAGTAAGTAACCGTCTAACCTGATCAATCACTTGTTGTACAAGACCATCGTAACTTCCAGGTTTGCTCTTGTTATTAATAGGAAAAGGAATAAATTTATGCGGAACGTCATAGCCCAGATTATTTACTGCAGCATTAAACACTTCTACAGTGTAACCACTAACATCACTTGAATTCAGTGTTGCTTTCAAGAATTCAGTAAAACCTTTTTTTACTGGAACCCCAATTCGTAACTTTCTCCCGCTTGTTTGGATTTCCCAACCTTTTGGAGCTCACTTTGGATCTCCAGGCCATATAATAGTGCCTAAATTACCTGTATCTgctgttttgcttttatttgtgCCAGGAGTATTATTTATAATACCATCTGAAGGTGTCCATGTTCCAATTTGTCTATACCCATTTCCAACGACATTGAGTATTTCAAAGGTATTGTTCTGCAACTGCCCTTTGACGATATTGAATGTCCCACTCATGGCGTCTTTGCGTGTGATATTTGAAATTTTTCCCAACAGTTCAGGGCCTATTTGCGAAACGCACATTCTCTCCACATCGCTTGAATCTAAAGCTGTTAGATTTCTCTTGTTGAATTTAGGATTAAGACTTCCAAGTTTCTCAACTGCGCTGGCTAATGCCACAACCGTATCATATGCCCATATGCCAAACATATCTAATTTCCTGTCCATCATATTTGGGTGCTCTTGTTGAAACCTTTTTTTCCACCGAACTCTAAATGACTTGAGCTTTTCTGATTCTGGAACATAGGGTCTTATGCCTATTACTCCTTCCATTGTATCAAGAACAGAATTACTAAATGAACTTAAGTAATCGCCCAATCCATCCGTGATTACCCAACAGTACTCTTCAGCCATCATATCAAGTTCTTTGGCTTTAGCAAAAATACGCACTCCGAGTGGCGCGGTCATATGCACAATGAATACTCTAGTTTGCATTCTTATTAATCTATTAAGTTCATCGTCTATTTGCTCATCCGTAGCTGCACTTGGAAATACACTCCTATAAGGAACTCTGGTGTTGATATTTTGAAGCTCGTCTACCAAATATGGAATAATACCTTTCCCATATTCGGTATCTGCGTAAAGAGGTGCAGCTTCTGTCCATCCAAAATATTTAACAATGGCAGCAATAGCGCCCACTTGAGATGAATCGTTTAGTGTTGTGCGAATGAAATAAGGATTTTCAACTGGCGAAATAGAAGGACTTGTTGCACTGAAAGAGATAACTGGAACGTGAGATCTGTTTCCAAGGTGCATCATGTAAACAGTTTGTGCTGATGTTGTTGGTCCAATGATAGCTTGCACTCCTTTCTTTCTTATCAGATATATAGCTGCAAAGTGCCCTCAATAGAAACATATTGAGTCGTTAGTCATGATATATCTCAGATTCTCAATGAAGGGAAAGTTAATGTAAGCATCCAATTCCTATATATACACCCCATCAAATCTACCGTCAAACCCACTGCTGAGGTAGCAATTAAAAGCtttctcttttggaaaaatatacCAAGTGCTGGTGGAAATCGTCCCCACTCGCACATGTAAGTGTTCAGTGGATTTGACCGTGGGTTGTTAAACATTCAATGGATGGATTTTTaattattatattatttctggtggTGGTCTTTCAATTTCGACAAAAATTCTTAACATAACAATTCCAAAACCGTTCCCTCACATAATTCGGTTTTTCTGTTGTGCTCGTAGTCTCGTGGTAAAGAAATGTTATAGAAGGGCAGACACCAGACCTCGGGCCACAAGGAGTAATCACGTGGAAAGTTTTGGCTTTAtagaataagaaaacaaattcCAAGTTTTGGctttataaaaaatctaaaaatacaaATTATAAGTTTTGGCTTTATAAagaatctaaaaaaaaaacaaattataaGTTTTGGCTTTATAGAATAAGAAAACGAATTCCAAGCTTTGGTTCCTTTGGAATGTTAGAAAATCCAAAATTGCCTGGGACTTTGTTTTGCAATTTTCTCAACAAATGTCCAACTTTCTTAAGTTAGCTAACCTTCATCTTGATTCGCAAGCATGGCCTATTGGTAAATTTTCCATCCCTTTAAAATATGCttgtctgtttttttttgttcctcCGAAATATGTTTGTTCGGTTAGAGAATAGTGAAACTATTGAAATTCTTTGTTTATCATAAGTACTTATCTAAAATGCTGTGTCTGTGGTATTAAAAGAGATAAAATATTTAAAgagtaaaacaagaaaaattgcTAGAATGATTGCATTTTCCTTGTAATCATAATGCACAAGAGGGAAGAAATATGGTAAACAGAGATAGAGAGAGTATACGTACCAGCAGAAGCTGCTTCTACTATATCTTCCTTAGAATTCCTAAAATGGAAAGACAATCTTCTCTTGCCAGTTGATGCATTCAGGTCAGCGAGAGCCATGTTTATGGAAGTCAGGCAAGCCTTAACCTCGGGTACATCCGAATCAACTCCAACTTTAAACTCGTCAACCTGTTTTGCATCTTCGGCCATCACTGTTATCCCATGGCCTCCTAAAAAATGGAAAACGAAGAAGAGCAGTAGTAAAAGAGTACCAAGTTTATAACACTTGACAATCGAGTTTTTCATGGCCTCCTAACCTGTTTTGAACTGTTGATAATATTCCAATGCCAAGTGATAATAAATTGTCCATCCATTTATAGAAGTAGCGGCAGAGCTGCGTGTTGAATAGGGTGGATCAAGTCCACCCAAAGAAATGAAGAATTTtcttctcaaatatcaattgagATATGCAAATTCTGTTGTCTCTAAAATCCAAATTCTGGCTCTTGTCCAGTGGGTCATGAAATATTGATGgtcaaaaattcttctttctctgACTAGTCAACTGTTGATTAGTCAAGTCGACACTGACTGACATCAAATTTAATACTGACTAAGATGTTTTTAGGTGCATATTATTTCACTATCtagtatgcttcaaaaaaaaaaatcactatcTAGTTAAATCGAATGTACAGATGGATACAAGGGTGCAAAGTGAAGGCATTGAACGATGCATTCCAAAGACTCAGATTGGGATAGTGTTTCCATATGTGGGCAGAGCCAGATTATGGGCAACAAGACAAGAGGTGTTCGACTGACTCCCCCTCACAGCAAAGGACATAACATGACCTAACCGGAAAGATACCAGACTTATCCATATTCCATTTGATTGAATTATCACCCATAACAATACCAGTTAGTAGAGAACATACCTCATCTACTTGAGTCTGCAGAAGGCGTCTATCCAAGCCTAAGTTCCAGGCTTCACCTCCTTGAAGAGTTGCAGCACAATCACCAACAGCCCACTTCTCGTAGAGCTAATAGAGTAGATGTTTGAGAAGAGAGTTGAGAAGTCAGCATCACTCAGATCCTCCCAAAAACAAATGGTGTTCCCTTCTCCAGCCTGAAGAATGCAATTCCTCTTAAAGGATTTTAAATGTTTAtaaaacaaaactagactcacggACAGATTTAGGAGCTTTGgtttccttatcaaaaccagCAGAACCATATTTGGAAACTAATGATATCCTCCAGAGAGCCTCCACCAAATCTGGAGACCATTAAAAGTTACAATACAAACTTGTAAAGTCCTTAAATCATGTGTCAGCACATGCAAATATTGTTACTTCTCAAACACTTTGTATGTATAATGGAAATGATCCAAATTGCTGCTGCCCTACTCACTGGCCAGCATTCCGAATCTGGCGACGCTGAAAGCACCCTCATATTGCAGCTTTTGGCAGTCTATGTAAGAAATTACAACTTCTCTCCCCACTTATAGCAGAAGCGTTTAAGCTGAATACCGAGATGGGCATGTTGGATAAAATGTAACAACAATCGTAATAATAGAGAAAAAAATACTTAGCTCAAAACCAACGCTTGACTGATGTTCATGGAGATGTACAGATAATTGTAGCAGGAACTAGTAGAGGCACGTATGAGATACGCtgatctaaaggcaatatcgtctgctactcctctgagatgctatagcagttggagagtcacctccaggatacaactactgatagtacccctcaatgtagcatacaaagaaggTACTCTAAGAGCTTGGCAGAGAtttaagaagaaaatgaaatagttaaagAGAAACtaaaacagtagcagagaataatAAGAGAGGAAGAAGCTACTTCTTCTCTGTTGTATTTTTAAAAACTGAGCTTAACAACTCCTTTTATAGTCAGTCAAAAATTCACCTGTTTTTTAACAAAGAAAGATTCCcatgcgtataaaaatattttctgacTTCTGACTAaagctgaaaagaaaagcaaattCAAAAACATTTTCTGACTTCTGACAAAAGCTGAAAAGCAACAGACAAAACAGTATCTGACTTCTGAAAAAAGCTGAAATGAAAAGCAGTGATAAGACTTATGCTTTTGTCAGTCAAAGCACGCGTGTCAGACAAAAAACAGAGTGAGATTCTTCATGTGTGtgacaaaacacgtacaaacaaaaggctaagagattcttctacatgtgcgGAAAGCACGAATGAAAATTTCAGTAAAAAGATAGGATCTTatccacacccacacccacacccgaacccgaccgaccggacggcggcgtgcgtgcttcggttcgaagcaccgcgcgtatgggaaaggcaacctttccctagtctaggtcttctccctcacacaaaagtgtgttgacccaaagggccatgccctttagccaattctatggtatttaagtctaaaactctttagattttagtctatgtgggactattgttttatctattcacatGAAAAAACAATTAGTGGGAAATAGGTTTAGGGATCAAATCATAGTCCATGCACATTTGGTTCTACAAAACAAAAACCGGTTTTTTTCCAagaatcccccacatgaatgataaaacatgtcGACAAAAATATGAGAAAACAGAATACATCAAaaataggctaaggtgtcccagagattgaaccttaacttagtgagaggttaccggaactgcttgttgaaacgatgaacacaatgtcttgaaccgccaacagtgaatgcaattcagaaataacaaccacgcctgatgtctcaaagaaaagctgccaagctcttgccgttgtgcccgttttggccgtgggctaaatcccggacttaatgaatgtctctagagaatcagctcaaattctcataggaagcggccccacttccaacatccacatacgtgagtccattaagagtttCCTGCTACACCctgctttaagca
This DNA window, taken from Papaver somniferum cultivar HN1 chromosome 3, ASM357369v1, whole genome shotgun sequence, encodes the following:
- the LOC113359590 gene encoding glutamate receptor 2.7-like, whose product is MALLKAGCSRKLLMDSPFVRSQKMFLNLLFFSALVRSQKIFLYAWESFFVKKQFLFNYFIFFLNLCQALRVPSLYATLRDLVEALWRISLVSKYGSAGFDKETKAPKSLYEKWAVGDCAATLQGGEAWNLGLDRRLLQTQVDEVCSLLTGIVMGDNSIKWNMDKSGIFPVSSAATSINGWTIYYHLALEYYQQFKTGGHGITVMAEDAKQVDEFKVGVDSDVPEVKACLTSINMALADLNASTGKRRLSFHFRNSKEDIVEAASAGHFAAIYLIRKKGVQAIIGPTTSAQTVYMMHLGNRSHVPVISFSATSPSISPVENPYFIRTTLNDSSQVGAIAAIVKYFGWTEAAPLYADTEYGKGIIPYLVDELQNINTRVPYRSVFPSAATDEQIDDELNRLIRMQTRVFIVHMTAPLGVRIFAKAKELDMMAEEYCWVITDGLGDYLSSFSNSVLDTMEGVIGIRPYVPESEKLKSFRVRWKKRFQQEHPNMMDRKLDMFGIWAYDTVVALASAVEKLGSLNPKFNKRNLTALDSSDVERMCVSQIGPELLGKISNITRKDAMSGTFNIVKGQLQNNTFEILNVVGNGYRQIGTWTPSDGIINNTPGTNKSKTADTGNLGTIIWPGDPK
- the LOC113359589 gene encoding glutamate receptor 2.9-like, giving the protein MQKFDAAVGDITITAKRSKFVDFTLPYNEGGVSMIVLAKQDLSKNAWIFLKPLEWKLWVTTGAFFLIIGVAIWILEHRVNREFRGGPHSAYQLGTMLSFSFSTLVFAQKERVLSTLGRIVMGIWLFVVLILTQSYTANLASMLTIKRLEPTYTDVKELIRNGYSVGYQEGSFVLDQLKGMKFHESHLKTYSTPDEFDKLFSMEPSKGGIVAAFEELPYIELLLAKYCDKYMMVGEIYQNDGWSFVFPKGSPLGPDISRSILQLRENGTTKSLKKAAFSSGSTSKRYCPDIDPLGSSTSLKLDSFRVLFWLTGGFVVSAISVFFAMFLWENRQILVDSNTAVSQKFVHLLNEFYKYDEKRLITYFEYQHVRKDQNKAVVHASDTNGLGESACGYLPSEGVVDNEGPLIQAVHQDFGLVCSGDHGADGDSISDEGVDPFLHNIVGGGDQPTPGDANLHQIQLSEIRHRKP